In the genome of Candidatus Zixiibacteriota bacterium, one region contains:
- a CDS encoding DUF4321 domain-containing protein, giving the protein MKKSEITSIVIALLLAAVIGGLIGSLIGSFIPEGAVKILFDKSIDIGFKAISFDFYSISLTFGLMVKINFVSILMVILVIIYFRWWYL; this is encoded by the coding sequence TTGAAGAAATCTGAGATAACTTCAATCGTGATTGCATTGCTTTTAGCCGCAGTCATCGGCGGGCTGATCGGCAGCTTGATAGGCTCCTTCATCCCTGAGGGCGCAGTCAAGATTCTTTTCGATAAAAGTATTGACATAGGTTTCAAAGCCATCTCTTTTGATTTCTATTCTATATCTTTGACTTTCGGGCTGATGGTTAAGATAAATTTTGTCTCAATTTTGATGGTTATCCTGGTAATAATCTATTTCAGATGGTGGTACTTATAA
- a CDS encoding sensor domain-containing diguanylate cyclase, which produces MNNYPFQRTNWETYLGANNLFFFARSLLFLGLCIWLSFIPVSPGHTPLYNWGLLVIYLLQLFGLYFYVSKLKPTTTQFYNFTSLFDLVFITLLVLYTGGITSDFYLLYYLSISLGAYHLGFSSGLFLAFLASLFYLGSNIPHLKEIFLGDLMIRISLLWVFAAGVGKLSTFLKTSEAKLMQVFDTLNQRTSELEKSQVQIETVYEASRSLGEIYKFEQVVDEILEIAHKVLRYQHFSILLLDKEKEVFLLKGKIECDQKLKHSDPPHIPLTGITGSVLKDNKGVRIYEVKDDPRYIPGLEGAHSEMAVPMISQGKIIGVLNAESKKVGAFSEQDQKIFSILASSAAMALENASLHQKMEELTVIDELTGIYNYRYFVGKLDNEFKRARRYHQSLSLLMIDIDWFKRYNDTYGHLFGNLILRDLAKTIKVCIRDVDILVRYGGEEFVVILPQTDKEDARQIGERIRSKVEQTQFEDEKRRLKVKLTVSLGVATFPENGTDQEELIKNVDQALYLAKWKGKNLICTL; this is translated from the coding sequence ATGAATAATTATCCTTTTCAAAGAACTAACTGGGAGACCTATTTAGGGGCAAATAACCTTTTCTTTTTTGCCAGGAGTCTGCTTTTTCTGGGACTCTGTATCTGGCTTTCGTTTATCCCGGTCTCCCCTGGACACACTCCTCTTTATAACTGGGGTTTGCTGGTAATTTACCTTTTACAGCTTTTTGGACTTTACTTTTATGTCAGCAAGCTTAAACCTACCACTACCCAATTCTATAACTTCACCTCTCTTTTTGACCTGGTTTTTATAACGCTTCTGGTTTTGTACACTGGAGGCATAACCAGTGATTTCTATCTGCTGTACTACCTTTCGATTTCCTTAGGCGCATACCACTTAGGATTCAGCTCCGGGCTTTTCCTGGCCTTTTTAGCCAGCCTTTTTTATCTGGGCAGTAATATTCCTCATCTAAAAGAGATTTTCCTGGGAGATCTAATGATAAGGATCTCTTTGCTCTGGGTTTTTGCCGCAGGGGTGGGGAAGCTTTCCACTTTTTTGAAAACCTCAGAGGCAAAGCTGATGCAGGTGTTTGATACTTTAAACCAGAGGACCTCTGAGTTGGAGAAATCCCAGGTTCAGATAGAAACGGTCTATGAAGCCAGCCGTTCACTGGGGGAGATCTACAAATTCGAGCAGGTGGTGGACGAGATTTTGGAAATAGCCCATAAGGTATTGAGGTATCAACATTTTTCCATTTTGCTTTTGGATAAAGAAAAAGAGGTTTTTCTCCTTAAAGGAAAAATAGAATGCGACCAGAAGCTCAAACATTCAGACCCTCCTCATATTCCCCTTACCGGGATAACCGGCTCGGTGTTAAAAGATAACAAAGGGGTCAGGATCTACGAGGTTAAGGATGATCCTCGATACATACCGGGGCTGGAAGGTGCTCACTCTGAAATGGCAGTGCCGATGATTTCCCAGGGGAAGATAATTGGAGTTTTGAATGCCGAGTCCAAAAAGGTGGGAGCTTTTTCAGAGCAGGATCAGAAAATCTTCTCCATATTGGCCAGCTCTGCCGCTATGGCATTGGAGAACGCCAGCCTGCACCAGAAGATGGAGGAGCTTACCGTTATCGATGAGCTTACCGGGATTTATAACTATCGCTACTTTGTGGGGAAGTTAGATAATGAATTCAAGAGGGCCAGAAGGTATCATCAAAGTCTGTCCCTGTTGATGATTGACATCGACTGGTTTAAAAGGTATAATGATACTTATGGACACCTTTTCGGCAACCTGATCCTGAGAGATTTAGCCAAAACGATTAAAGTGTGCATCAGAGACGTGGACATCCTTGTCCGCTACGGCGGTGAGGAGTTTGTGGTGATACTGCCACAAACCGATAAAGAGGATGCCCGGCAAATAGGTGAGAGGATTCGCTCCAAAGTTGAACAGACCCAGTTCGAGGATGAAAAGAGAAGGCTTAAGGTCAAATTGACCGTAAGCTTGGGTGTTGCCACTTTTCCGGAAAACGGAACTGATCAGGAGGAGCTGATTAAGAATGTGGACCAGGCTTTATATTTAGCCAAATGGAAAGGCAAAAATTTAATCTGCACTCTATAA
- a CDS encoding polymer-forming cytoskeletal protein, which translates to MLKFLTLSVLFLLLFSILLPQLIQAIELKGGENIVIPESTLIQDDYFVSGNNIKFSGKVDGDFVSASQTLTSKGMVGGNLMSAARDLDISGELGGSFWGAAQNISFNGKLKRNFLGFAQTINLKGGSEVGGDVIAFCGELKISGKIDKGLRGGVGSVVISGIINGNVDIKADEISIMPDAKINGNLHYKSKKEAKIEKGAQITGETKWIKITPKKKAGLTMGKLFWKFLFFCASFLTGLFMLFIAKKEIKAAKESVFKDFLKNLGLGFVFVICIPIAIVILLFTVIGIPISIIVLFAYLVLFYIAKIFVGYALGERVLQLFKTNGIPAPVWSLLVGLIILYILFLIPYFHWIFYLLALFVGFGCVFQAKKYLIPSPTTT; encoded by the coding sequence ATGCTCAAATTCCTGACGCTTTCAGTTCTCTTTTTACTCCTCTTTTCAATTCTTTTACCTCAGTTGATCCAGGCAATCGAGTTGAAAGGTGGTGAAAATATAGTCATCCCGGAGTCGACCCTGATCCAGGATGACTATTTTGTTTCCGGGAATAACATCAAATTCTCCGGCAAAGTGGATGGCGACTTTGTTTCTGCCAGCCAGACCCTTACCAGCAAGGGTATGGTCGGAGGGAACCTAATGTCTGCTGCCCGGGACCTGGATATCTCCGGAGAGTTAGGAGGCAGCTTCTGGGGCGCTGCCCAGAACATCAGCTTTAATGGCAAGCTCAAAAGAAATTTCCTGGGGTTTGCCCAGACAATCAATCTCAAGGGAGGCTCTGAGGTTGGCGGAGATGTTATCGCCTTCTGCGGAGAGTTGAAGATTTCCGGTAAAATTGACAAGGGTTTAAGGGGAGGCGTTGGTTCTGTGGTCATATCCGGGATTATAAACGGAAATGTGGATATAAAAGCGGATGAGATAAGTATAATGCCGGATGCTAAGATAAATGGAAACTTACATTATAAAAGCAAAAAGGAAGCCAAGATCGAAAAAGGTGCCCAGATAACCGGAGAAACCAAGTGGATCAAGATCACCCCTAAGAAGAAAGCAGGATTGACCATGGGTAAGCTCTTCTGGAAGTTCTTGTTCTTCTGTGCCTCCTTTTTGACCGGGCTTTTCATGCTGTTTATAGCCAAAAAAGAGATCAAGGCAGCTAAAGAATCGGTGTTTAAAGATTTCCTGAAAAATCTGGGTTTAGGATTTGTTTTTGTGATCTGCATACCGATTGCCATCGTCATCTTGCTTTTCACAGTTATCGGTATCCCCATATCGATAATTGTTCTATTTGCTTATCTGGTTCTTTTCTATATTGCCAAGATTTTTGTTGGGTATGCCCTGGGTGAAAGGGTCCTACAGCTTTTCAAAACCAATGGCATTCCAGCCCCGGTCTGGTCTTTGCTGGTGGGACTTATAATTCTATATATCCTGTTCTTAATTCCCTATTTCCACTGGATATTCTATCTTTTAGCTCTTTTCGTTGGTTTCGGCTGTGTTTTTCAGGCAAAGAAGTATCTAATCCCTTCCCCAACCACAACCTGA